From the Candidozyma auris chromosome 2, complete sequence genome, the window TTTGACAGCAAATTTTGATTTGACAACCTCGGATTAATACTACAAGCTTTCCGGGAAGCTATGGCGTTTGCATTTGCCAAGTCCTACCATTTGACGCGTGCTTGGTACTTCTTTGGATGCGCGAGTTCGTAAATCTCAGGCACCGCTGAAGCTGTAGACAACTTGTGGAAAATCTAAAGGTAATAGTTTGTCGTAGCACTTGGAGCAATGAGGTACCAAAGATCACTTCTTTATATGCTTGAGTAGAGATTTTCTCTCTACATGGCCAAGTAACCTTTCTTTCGAAGCCATTTCTTCCCTGTCAGCACTTCGTgtgttttcttcctcggAGAAGTCCTAGACCTCCAAGCTGGTGGACTCACGTATCTGTCTTCGCATTCTTTGGTccttcaattgcttcaGAGCATATTTCCGTGGCATTACTACCGCGAATTGTGCTAGATTTAATAAACATTCTTTGGGCCTCATCGTTGCTTTTCTATTTAGGTCCATGGGCATCGTCATTGCAACTTGTAGGCATAGGCAAACTATGGGGATAACCTCAATAAGGCTCCGTCTTGGTCAACGCACGTTGTTAAATCAAGTTTTATATATCCATTGTCACAAGGTgaaatttcgcagccatttacAACCCCAACTGTTGGCCCTTTAATGTTGCAATTAGTCACTACAGTGTTTTACTTCCTTATATGGCTGTTGAGTAAGTTCAACTTTGAGCACAGTGCCATGGATTGACCAAAGGTGCTCTTCGATTGCTAAATGACGAATTTTTAGATATATTTCGAACCAACCCGGTTACAGAAGTGCACTCAGTCTGTCTGCTCGTTGCTGCCAGTCCAAATTAAACATAATTGCTATACTTGACAATGGTCGTAAAGGTATATCTCGTGGTCTGTCTTGGTACGGGGGCTGGCTGTTGCCATTGAGCTTAAAGCTAATTTTGCTGCCATACAATGGTGCAACCCACATGGCCGTCTTTATTCGAAGGCTTTCTCGGCATTCGAGCTTTTCTGAAATAAACAAGATGAAAACGACGATTCTCAGTGCGGGCCTATTCCTTCCTAAgcacttttcgcagccattcctaCGTTTCTAATATACATTCACCAACTAAATCTCAAGCCTCTTAATCAAGCTGTCTTACTCTTACGTGACCCATGACTATTGAGAGGGCCCTACGAATCGCTTTCTTCGGCTCGGATAAGTTCAGCAGACAATCACTCCATAGACTTCGAGAACTACGGCACCAGCAGCCGTCGCTCATATCCTCGCTCACGGTAGTCACTCGGTCTATAAAGCCAACAGGGCgtaacttgaagaactttgtGGACGTGCCAATTGGCGAATATGCTCAGCAGCATCAGCTACCAGTTTTGAGAGCAGACTCACTGGAGGAGATTCTTCGACTTTTGAATCATGAGAGTTTTGACTTGGCGGTGGCTGTCTCATATGGCAAACTCATCCCTGGGGCGTTCATCAGCTCGCTTAAGTATGGCGGCATCAACGTTCACCCGTCTTTGTTGCCTATGTATAGGGGTTCTTCACCAATACAGTATGCATTGAAGGATGATTTGAAGGAGACTGGCGTCTCTTTACAAACCCTTCACCCGTCTAAGTTTGATCATGGCACAGTCATCCTGCAATCTGAACCTATACCTATCTCCGAAGATGACAACTTTGATTCATTAGCTGAACGCTTGGGTGTTGTTGGTGCGAACTTGCTAGCGTCGGCAATTGTCGATGGCTCTTTCATTGAACCAATAAAGCCAATACAAACGCTGTACAAGCCGTCCTTGGCACCGAAAATAAGATCCTCTGAATCACAAATAAAGTGGTCACTGCTATCCGCAAGGCAGATCAAAAGATTAAACGATGCTTTGGGTCCATTGTATACTTACAAAAAGGTCGacataaagaagaagagacaaaaTGTTCACGAATTACACAAGGTAATTCTTGACAAAATAAGCATATCAGACTCATTTGACAACTTACGAGAACCAGGTGAATTTATTCATGACACGGACACTAATTCTCTTGTGATAAAAACCTTGGATGGTGCCGTGAAGGtacaaaaattgaagttTCAGTGCTGTGGAGAAGAGGACTCTAAAACATTCACTCAAAGGCTTACAAAGAGAGCAGGGCCAACACCTAATATATTTGTATATAGTCCACCACATCACTGAATTACCTTGGCGTGCTGGTTGAACTTATCAACTGCAACACGAAGTTTTCCATACAAAAACTCCCTGTTATTCTTCTCAGGAATGGGCACAAAAGGTCCCTCTTTCGTCTTGAGTTTAACATGAATTCCTGTAGGCTCCAATGTGATCGCCTTCACTTGATCAAAGTTAGCCACCCAAATGACTTTCAAAGTGTCGATCGAGAAAAGAATCATCCTCTTGAATGTGATAACAATagccttctcttctcctgACAAAAGCAAATGCGCCAAATATGTATCACTGAAGAAGCGTCCTCCCTCTATAGACTTGAGCCAGTATTGGCCTTGCGCCTCTCTTAGAGAGTACGGTCTAATGACTTCGTCGTGCGAGACATACCTAGGAAGACGAACCTTTTCTAAGCCATCAGCATCAAACACAGTGGTGGTGTTTCTGAtaccttcaccaacattgGAAGCAAGATCGAAGAGTCCAATAGCGGTCTTGGTAGGAAGACCCACGACACCTTTACCGAGTCCCTTGAAGAACCCATTGGCTCCTCCAGTAGCTGCTCCCTCCGCTGGAGCGGTTGCAATTCCGGTCACACCGGAAGAGATTGACTCAAAGAACGAACTTGCACCAGACGAAAATCCGTACAAGGCATGCTTAGGCTTGTTTCTGCGTTGGTTGAGCCTTCTTCGCTCCTGAAAAGCCTTATCCATAGTGGCAACAGACAATCCCTTGGCGATGGATCCAGTGACCTTGGCGAAAGAGTCTGAGAATCCAAAGACTGATTTTTTAAGGAAGCTGAGACCTCCTTTTGCAATGCCTATACCCAACTCTTGTGGTCGGTCGTTGATAACGAATCCTTGGTATGGTTCATAAAAGATGTCGAGAACACCAGAGGAAATGTTATTAAAAAGACCGACTGGGTTACCCAAAAAGTCAGCCGAGCCCAAGATCTTGTGCAATTGATAGAAGAAAGATTGACCATAGTGCTTTTGAATGGACTCAAGCAAAATTGGAATCGGAACCCTGATATTTTCAATGAATAAGGCATTCAAATTGATAGGTGCATCATTGATGTTGCCAATTGCCATTGTGAGGATGTTTACAAAGAACATGATGGTATTTTGCGACGATGTTCTATCCTCAACATTCACTCTCTCAGTTCGAACAAATGACAAGTGTGTCAgagttggctgcaaatgcaaGGCTTCGAAGTAGATATCACTGGCATCAGACAACTTCGTAGGCTCTGGAATCTCAAGATTATCATCGCAAAGCTTGTCTTCGTTGAGATTATTCCAGCTTGCACCCGGGAATTTAGAGAACTCGAGTAAGGCAAATAAgaaatcttcatcaagctcCATGGTCATCTCTTGAAGTAATACTGTAGCGTATTTGATAAAGACCACGCCATGAGACTCGTCCTTCACCTTACAGATAGAACCAGAGAACGACGGATGACTATTCATTTCTTTCCCAGACTTCGGAACTATGGTTGGATAAAGAATTATTGGGAAGATACCTCCGTAAAGCTGGTTATCGATTTGAATCCATTTCAACTTCGCACTGACGTTCTGATACAAGTCTGACTCGTTATACCTTAGCTCAATTCCTCTGAGTGTTATGTAACATAACTCCTGGCATCTAGTGTTGATTAAAGAGACACCAATACCCTCGAAACGTGCCACGATCTTCGTGTAGTAATTGTCATCAACCTCATCCACTTCAAACTGTTGCTTGGATTCGTTGACGGTTGAGTTAGTTTCTGCCTTTCGCAATTTATACAAGCTCATTCCAGGGTCGTAGTCGGAGATGACTAAAGACTGAGTGGGTCCATCTGCGACTACATTGAGATCGAGAATTTTCTGATCGTCTCTTTCGGTTGCGGGTAGTCTGAAAGGTTTAAGATTACCGATCTCAGCGAGGTTTATGGCTCGTTCACGGCCACGAACTCTGATTAtgagctctttgacaaCAGCATTCGGATAGTCATACGCATAGGGCATGACACTTTTTGCCGGAATCTTGTAGTAGATTGGTTTGTAAATAGAGTCTCGTTTGACAACCTCGCCATTTGAGTCAATGTTAGGGTTTGCCTGATAGATGTAGAGCTCATTATCGGTGAAGTTCCTGATGGAATACGGCCACTGGTTATTTGCATTCTCTACCAGGATGAAGATTGTTGCATTCTCCGTCATGATGTTGACCTTCAAAAGTGACTGCCCCtggccttctttttggatTTTCAAGTATATTTGgccaatatcatcaattgCAAACGGAGATGACCATCCCTTTCCTCCTTTCTCAAACTTTAACATGATACTTTTTTTGTCGATACGATGGAGGTTATAAAGGGGCATCAGTTGTCCAGATTCGAGCAGTAATTGCTTTGTAGAGCCATTCTCAACGAGTGAAAGTGGTTCCGAAAGTGTATTCTTTATGACGTATCGAGGCGAGAATGTCACCACCTTTGTGAGCTTATATTTTCCCTCTCCTTCTCCGAGGGAAACTCCAAAGTTCATTTCAGTTTGCTTGTTGTTAAGTTGGACCAGTAAACCTATAGTTTGCCCGATGGCATCAAAGGAAATTGGAGCAGACCAGACAGAGTCCGAAATCTTCACGAGAGCTCTATTCAGCCTCTCCCCATCTCTATCAAAAGAGAACATATGTGGAAGATTATTCAAGGCCTTCGACGACTCCAAAACATTAAAGCGGCTCGCTTTATCTAAGACCGTCAAGTTCTGTCCGGTCCTATTGAGAATTATGTAAGGACTGTAGACTGCAACCTTCAAGTTGGTCTTCACTTTATCCTTTGGATAATACATTTTGAGCTGCACATTTCTACCCGCATTGCTTCTCGTATTGATAAGCGTTTCTCGCTTAAACTCACTTCTCTTTGTCGAATTGATTATCGCAAATTCTGACTTCTCGAATCCGCAGTTGAGAGGTTCGACGCTCATCAATAGCAATGCTTCCAAGGTCACAACATGGACGAAGGTGCTCTGTCCCTTCTTCACTGTTCCACTCCAATCCTTCTTACTACTCTTATCGTACAATCTGAAGTTGAAATCGAAAGGCATGAGATTCTCGATTTCAAGAGGAGCTGATATCACCAAAGTCATATGTGGATATACTCTTGCGAGaggctcttctttgtcaaaCTTGACTTCAGCTTGGAAGTAGAATGTGGAGCTTGCTCCGCTGCCAATAGATGAGCACGAAATGGCACTTCCATGGTGCATGAGATCCTTCCAGTGCAAGGTTTCATTCGACCAATTGA encodes:
- the FMT1 gene encoding methionyl-tRNA formyltransferase — encoded protein: MTIERALRIAFFGSDKFSRQSLHRLRELRHQQPSLISSLTVVTRSIKPTGRNLKNFVDVPIGEYAQQHQLPVLRADSSEEILRLLNHESFDLAVAVSYGKLIPGAFISSLKYGGINVHPSLLPMYRGSSPIQYALKDDLKETGVSLQTLHPSKFDHGTVISQSEPIPISEDDNFDSLAERLGVVGANLLASAIVDGSFIEPIKPIQTSYKPSLAPKIRSSESQIKWSSLSARQIKRLNDALGPLYTYKKVDIKKKRQNVHELHKVILDKISISDSFDNLREPGEFIHDTDTNSLVIKTLDGAVKSRANT